The Arthrobacter zhaoxinii sequence AGCAGCCGGTACACCCTTGGATCGTCAAAATAGGCGGTGTGGGATTCCGGAAAAGGTTCGCCGGAGTCCACCTCGCTGTCGGTCACGTTCACCTCCCGGCCCGCGAAAACACGTTCCGCGCAGAAGGAAAGCAGGTCACGCTCGTCCCAGAAGTTCAGCCAGGGGACGGCCGGACCCGTGCCGGCGCGGACCGGTCCCAGATAGGCAAGGGCGTCGAGGAGGTAAAACCACGGGGCGGGGGAGCCCACGGTCACCAGCAGATCCACCCTGGAACCAGCTGCATCGGGGGAACTGAGCAGGTCAACGGCTGCCACCGAGCCGAGGCTGTGGCCAAACAGCACCACCGGAGCGTCCTGGTCCGTGCCGTGAAGGGTGTCGGCAATGCGGGCACGGGCTGCAGGACCGTGGCGCAGATAGAAGGCGATCTTGCCGAAAAAACCTCCGGCCGCGTCGGTCAGGCGGATCCGGTGCCGGATTCCCGTATCCGTGAGCACCCCCAGAACCAGGTCCTGCAGCGTTTCCCCCAGGAACGCGGC is a genomic window containing:
- a CDS encoding alpha/beta hydrolase family protein is translated as MEPVPLGPPEKPGTLVFLPGTGRPNPGLADKIREQVAGVPGLSDYRVLAVDWAAAAPDDVSFVPALPPRYVADDPPGVSDASLALALFGMDLGAADPLKRAASAGAPPARPDAAFLGETLQDLVLGVLTDTGIRHRIRLTDAAGGFFGKIAFYLRHGPAARARIADTLHGTDQDAPVVLFGHSLGSVAAVDLLSSPDAAGSRVDLLVTVGSPAPWFYLLDALAYLGPVRAGTGPAVPWLNFWDERDLLSFCAERVFAGREVNVTDSEVDSGEPFPESHTAYFDDPRVYRLLWDHLREARAGKPGSGNGTGS